A stretch of Carnobacteriaceae bacterium zg-C25 DNA encodes these proteins:
- a CDS encoding nucleoside hydrolase translates to MTRKVYLNHDGGVDDLISLYLLLKMEDVEVVGVGVIEADCYLAPAVEASKKIIQKFGSEKDQQLRVASSDSRPVHPFPKEWRMHAFTMDALPILNEVKPILVQDSPYKAHEDLVHVLNAQSEPIDLVFVGPLTDLARALDMDASIEHKINKLYWMGGTFLETGNIEEPEHDGTAEWNAFWDPYAVKRVWDSSIKIELVALESTNMVPLTLDVRDMWAKQRRFEGVDFLGQSYALVPPLAHFVTNSTYFLWDVLTTASFGKEDLVKREVVYSDVITEGASKGRTIKKADGRPVDLVYTVDRDAFFDYITELAKK, encoded by the coding sequence ATGACTAGAAAAGTATATTTAAACCATGATGGTGGAGTAGATGATTTAATTTCGTTGTATTTGCTATTAAAAATGGAAGATGTAGAAGTTGTTGGTGTGGGTGTTATTGAAGCGGATTGCTACTTGGCGCCAGCCGTAGAAGCAAGTAAAAAAATTATTCAAAAATTTGGTTCTGAAAAAGACCAACAATTACGTGTGGCTTCTTCAGATTCTAGACCGGTACATCCGTTCCCTAAAGAATGGCGTATGCATGCCTTTACAATGGATGCTCTACCTATTTTAAATGAAGTGAAACCGATTTTAGTCCAAGATTCACCGTATAAAGCACACGAAGATTTAGTTCATGTGTTAAATGCACAAAGTGAACCGATTGATTTAGTGTTTGTAGGGCCGTTGACGGACCTTGCACGTGCATTGGATATGGACGCATCTATTGAACATAAAATTAACAAATTATATTGGATGGGTGGAACGTTTTTAGAAACGGGGAATATTGAAGAACCAGAACATGACGGGACAGCTGAATGGAACGCTTTCTGGGATCCGTATGCAGTAAAACGTGTATGGGATTCATCCATTAAAATTGAATTAGTTGCTTTAGAAAGTACAAATATGGTGCCGCTAACATTAGACGTGCGCGATATGTGGGCAAAACAACGCCGTTTTGAAGGTGTTGATTTCTTAGGGCAAAGCTACGCACTTGTGCCACCTTTAGCGCACTTTGTTACCAATTCAACGTACTTCTTGTGGGATGTGTTAACAACGGCATCTTTTGGAAAAGAAGATTTAGTAAAACGTGAAGTGGTTTACAGTGATGTCATTACTGAAGGTGCAAGTAAAGGAAGAACCATCAAAAAAGCAGATGGTCGACCAGTAGATTTAGTGTATACAGTTGATCGCGATGCCTTTTTTGACTACATTACAGAATTGGCTAAAAAATAA
- the yhbY gene encoding ribosome assembly RNA-binding protein YhbY, whose amino-acid sequence MLSKKQVQFLKKEAHHLKPIFQVGKNGMSDDLIRQIFEAIDKRELIKVTLLQNTLEDTQTVKEQLLENLPIEVVQIIGHTLVLYKKASKEKYQVITEKMKNLK is encoded by the coding sequence ATGTTATCTAAAAAACAAGTACAATTTTTAAAAAAGGAAGCACATCATCTTAAACCAATTTTTCAAGTTGGTAAAAATGGAATGAGTGATGATTTGATTCGACAAATTTTTGAAGCGATTGATAAACGTGAATTAATCAAAGTGACATTGCTTCAAAATACTTTAGAAGATACGCAAACGGTAAAAGAGCAATTGTTGGAAAATTTACCAATTGAAGTGGTTCAAATTATTGGTCACACTTTAGTGTTGTATAAAAAAGCATCTAAAGAAAAATATCAAGTGATTACAGAGAAAATGAAAAATTTAAAATAA
- a CDS encoding reverse transcriptase-like protein codes for MIRVYVDAAFSNGNAGVGVVIYDGEKQNVQSFYIQNVKDNHHAEFQAMLLALDYIIDNALHRNTIQLFSDSLVVVKAIERLSAKNEWQHAYVEQLKERLSQFSLYFVNWFSQKDNQFVDKVAKRALLSGQDVV; via the coding sequence ATGATACGTGTATATGTAGATGCAGCATTTTCAAACGGTAATGCAGGTGTAGGTGTCGTCATTTATGACGGTGAAAAGCAAAATGTGCAATCATTTTACATTCAAAATGTCAAAGACAACCACCACGCCGAATTTCAAGCGATGTTATTGGCGCTAGATTATATAATAGACAATGCTTTACACCGCAACACGATTCAACTATTTAGTGATAGTTTAGTGGTTGTTAAAGCAATCGAGCGGTTGAGTGCTAAAAATGAATGGCAACATGCCTATGTCGAACAATTAAAAGAGCGATTGTCGCAATTTTCGTTATATTTTGTCAATTGGTTTTCGCAAAAAGACAATCAATTTGTTGATAAAGTCGCTAAACGTGCGTTGCTATCTGGGCAAGATGTAGTATAA
- a CDS encoding helix-turn-helix transcriptional regulator: protein MVLTIKAARVNCNLTIVQAAQELGINKDTLSRLERNSTDISISLAQKMTQLYHVPLENLFFGKLEDFKVGE from the coding sequence ATGGTTTTAACGATAAAAGCAGCCAGAGTTAATTGTAATTTAACGATTGTACAAGCAGCCCAAGAACTTGGTATTAACAAAGACACGTTGTCACGCTTGGAAAGAAATTCAACAGATATTTCAATATCATTAGCTCAGAAAATGACACAGTTATATCATGTGCCTTTAGAAAATTTATTTTTTGGTAAATTAGAAGATTTCAAAGTTGGGGAATAA
- a CDS encoding YqeG family HAD IIIA-type phosphatase has product MGSLKPDYLIYSPFMITPEMFLKQNIFALIIDVDNTVIPWFEKQVSQNVKEWFEQLHQHHIDVILLSNNTTKRIAPIAAQLNVPFVANAKKPSAYGVQKALSLLTVKSEQVILIGDQLLTDISAAKKCQLKTILVKPLARDMIPTKITRLIEFVALKKYKKRYQLDWRETIE; this is encoded by the coding sequence ATGGGGTCGTTAAAACCAGATTATTTAATTTATTCGCCATTTATGATTACGCCTGAAATGTTTTTAAAACAAAATATATTCGCGCTTATTATTGATGTGGATAATACCGTTATTCCATGGTTTGAAAAGCAAGTGAGTCAAAATGTAAAAGAGTGGTTTGAACAATTGCATCAGCACCATATCGATGTCATATTATTATCAAATAATACAACGAAACGCATTGCGCCAATTGCTGCACAGTTGAATGTTCCGTTTGTGGCAAATGCTAAAAAGCCATCAGCGTATGGTGTTCAAAAAGCACTATCGCTTTTAACGGTAAAAAGTGAGCAGGTGATATTAATTGGCGATCAATTATTGACGGATATTTCAGCAGCGAAAAAATGCCAGTTAAAGACCATTTTAGTAAAGCCGCTTGCTAGAGATATGATACCAACAAAAATCACACGTTTAATTGAATTTGTGGCATTAAAAAAATATAAAAAACGTTATCAATTAGATTGGAGAGAAACGATTGAGTGA
- the yqeH gene encoding ribosome biogenesis GTPase YqeH, producing MSESLFCIGCGLAIQTTDKDALGYTVPSAYEKGLETGKLYCQRCFKLRQYNQLEKVSISNDQFLQMLHNIGSQTALVVNVIDIFDVYGTLISGLHRFAGKNPVMVVANKIDLLPKSVNKRRVKHWLQKQLSDNGIKPVDIVLASGQKKHQIDVVLEQIEKHRNKRDVYVVGVTNVGKSTLINSIIASLGGQKDLITVSRFPGTTLDNIYIPFEDGKHLIDTPGIIHEHQMAHYLKSEDLKLVSPQKEIKPITFQLNEEQTVYLGALGRFDYIKGERNAVTCYFSKGLMLHRTKLSNADAFYEKHAGQLLVPTTQQKEKLVRYEFQVEANTDIVYSGLGWITVHKSGKVVAYAPKGVHITIREAII from the coding sequence TTGAGTGAGTCATTATTTTGTATTGGCTGTGGGTTAGCCATTCAAACAACAGATAAAGATGCATTAGGTTATACAGTGCCAAGTGCATATGAAAAAGGGTTAGAGACTGGGAAACTATATTGTCAACGTTGCTTTAAGTTGCGACAATACAATCAATTAGAAAAAGTATCCATTTCTAATGATCAATTTTTACAAATGTTACACAATATTGGTAGCCAGACGGCACTTGTTGTCAATGTTATTGATATTTTTGATGTATATGGCACTTTAATTTCAGGGTTACATCGCTTTGCGGGTAAAAATCCGGTAATGGTCGTGGCTAATAAAATTGATTTATTGCCTAAATCGGTAAATAAACGTCGTGTTAAACATTGGTTACAAAAACAATTGAGTGATAATGGTATTAAGCCAGTAGATATTGTTTTAGCAAGCGGACAAAAGAAACATCAAATTGATGTTGTTTTAGAGCAGATTGAAAAACACCGTAATAAACGTGATGTTTATGTTGTTGGTGTAACGAATGTTGGAAAATCAACTTTAATTAATAGCATTATCGCAAGTTTAGGCGGTCAAAAAGATTTAATTACGGTTTCACGTTTTCCGGGAACAACATTAGACAACATTTATATTCCGTTTGAAGATGGCAAGCATTTAATTGATACGCCGGGTATTATTCATGAACACCAAATGGCGCACTATTTAAAATCAGAAGATTTAAAATTAGTTTCTCCACAAAAAGAAATTAAACCAATTACGTTCCAGTTGAACGAAGAACAAACGGTGTATTTAGGGGCGTTAGGACGATTTGACTATATTAAAGGCGAGCGGAATGCAGTGACGTGCTACTTTTCAAAAGGGTTGATGTTACATCGTACGAAGCTGTCTAATGCGGATGCTTTTTATGAAAAACATGCCGGACAATTACTCGTGCCAACAACACAACAGAAAGAAAAGCTTGTCCGATATGAATTTCAAGTAGAAGCCAATACGGATATTGTGTATTCGGGATTGGGCTGGATTACGGTACACAAATCAGGAAAAGTGGTGGCATATGCACCAAAAGGTGTACACATTACAATTAGAGAGGCGATTATTTAA
- a CDS encoding helix-turn-helix transcriptional regulator, with product MTHIAFNILTLLQKHNLSQRQLALLANIPTSTLNDNLNQHSPFSMTNLEKIARVFHVPLDTLLQNQQLEQFWKEHHSLNESQRFTLDDYIVLFLKADTTLPSHFNVNKPFLLQRKKDYGLTDWIVYQVDSHYYVQSFTPQQEVNIIGKIIGQIDVI from the coding sequence ATGACTCATATAGCATTCAACATTTTAACCTTATTGCAAAAACATAATTTATCTCAGCGTCAATTAGCGCTATTAGCAAATATCCCCACGTCCACACTTAATGATAACTTAAATCAGCATAGTCCATTTTCTATGACTAACTTAGAAAAAATTGCACGTGTATTTCATGTACCGCTAGATACTTTATTGCAAAACCAACAATTAGAACAATTTTGGAAAGAACACCATTCATTAAATGAATCACAACGATTTACTTTAGATGATTATATCGTACTTTTTTTAAAAGCTGACACAACATTGCCGTCTCATTTTAATGTGAACAAGCCGTTTCTTTTACAACGTAAAAAAGATTACGGTTTAACGGATTGGATCGTTTATCAAGTAGATAGCCACTATTATGTTCAATCGTTTACACCACAGCAAGAAGTGAACATCATCGGAAAAATTATTGGACAAATCGATGTAATATAG
- a CDS encoding metallophosphoesterase has translation MKKLIYCLLMILLGGCATHRNTEPITKNDAIWVITDLHHLSNTLHDNGTALRQIQATAAGKDLVYGHERMLALIEQAKIEKPKVLIVSGDLTFNGEKKSLEDLSHYFDTIQKNGTQVLVIPGNHDISSGWARSFMGDEQHVVDQILPDTFKNLMKPFGLETAIARDDTSLSYVSQPFSNLRFLMIDSNIYSSSKSTTAPATNGRLKESTLHFIDAQLQKAKNDNVLIIPVMHHNVLAHHDRLTRGYQLDNAADLMALYEKYGVKLSLSGHIHTQSIKKQQMLGNVEHTEIVTEAFSLTPVPIGKITIENNTLTYHYMPLNFEPFLLTYPQTNEDLIHHKAYLSKVFYSSNYQLVHDALYPESIYSIELGDQLTHIVSPLNEFFFSGEAITQEYVDTHVYGNPAYQKLVNHNPNSFLIRYIERSIKARLNHSTQHITIPLN, from the coding sequence ATGAAAAAATTAATTTACTGCTTATTGATGATTTTATTAGGGGGATGTGCGACTCACAGAAACACCGAACCGATTACAAAAAACGATGCCATTTGGGTTATTACAGACTTACATCATTTATCCAATACATTACACGACAACGGTACAGCGCTTCGTCAAATTCAAGCAACCGCTGCGGGAAAAGATTTGGTGTATGGGCATGAACGCATGCTTGCATTAATTGAACAAGCAAAAATTGAAAAACCAAAAGTGCTAATCGTTAGTGGTGACCTAACTTTTAACGGTGAAAAAAAGAGTTTAGAAGATTTAAGTCACTATTTTGACACGATACAAAAAAACGGTACGCAAGTTTTGGTCATACCCGGAAATCATGATATTTCAAGTGGATGGGCTAGATCGTTTATGGGTGATGAGCAGCACGTTGTTGATCAAATTTTACCGGATACGTTTAAAAATCTAATGAAGCCGTTTGGTTTAGAAACTGCGATTGCACGAGATGACACGTCATTAAGTTACGTTTCACAGCCGTTTTCCAATTTAAGATTTTTAATGATTGATAGTAACATTTACTCATCATCAAAAAGCACTACTGCCCCAGCAACAAACGGGCGTTTAAAAGAAAGTACATTGCACTTTATTGATGCGCAACTTCAAAAAGCCAAAAATGATAACGTGCTGATCATTCCTGTTATGCACCATAATGTTTTAGCGCATCACGATAGACTCACAAGAGGATATCAGTTGGATAATGCTGCCGATTTAATGGCTCTATACGAAAAATACGGCGTTAAACTAAGCCTGTCTGGGCATATTCATACACAAAGCATTAAAAAGCAACAGATGCTTGGCAATGTTGAGCATACCGAAATTGTGACAGAAGCTTTTTCACTCACACCTGTACCTATCGGTAAAATCACTATTGAAAACAATACGCTAACCTATCACTATATGCCGTTAAATTTTGAGCCGTTTTTATTAACGTATCCACAGACAAATGAAGATTTAATCCATCACAAAGCATACTTATCTAAAGTGTTTTACAGTTCCAATTATCAATTAGTGCATGACGCACTATATCCCGAAAGCATTTATTCGATTGAATTAGGCGATCAACTCACGCACATTGTTTCACCACTCAATGAATTTTTCTTTTCTGGTGAAGCCATTACGCAAGAGTATGTTGATACACACGTGTATGGTAATCCAGCCTATCAAAAATTGGTAAACCACAACCCTAATTCATTTTTAATACGCTATATCGAACGATCGATTAAAGCGCGATTAAATCATTCAACACAGCACATTACTATCCCACTCAACTAA